From Bradyrhizobium erythrophlei:
CAGCAAACGCCGTGCCAGCTCGAAAAACCTAATAAAACAGGGGTTTTCCGCAGCAGACAGGGCCCTTTGCCCCCGGCAATTGATGCCGCCGCGGCAGAATTTTCCGCCCCCTCCCCTGCTGATTTGCCCGCATTGCCCGCAGGCCTGGCGCGTGTTACGCGGAAGCCCTCAGCATGTCCAAAAGCAATTTTCGGGAAAACGCACATGTCCGCCCAATTTGCGTCACGCCCCCTCGTCATCGCGCCGTCGATCCTGGCTTCGGATTTTTCCAGGCTTGGCGAAGAGGTCCGCGCCGTCGATGCGGCCGGCGCCGACTGGATCCACCTCGACGTCATGGACGGGCATTTCGTGCCCAACATTTCCTACGGCGCCGACGTCATCAAGGCGATGCGCCCGCACACCAAAAAAATCTTCGACGCGCACCTGATGATCTCGCCGGCCGATCCCTATCTGGAAGCCTTCGCCAAGGCCGGCTGCGATCACATCACGGTGCATGCGGAAGCAGGTCCCCATCTGCATCGCTCGCTGCAGGCGATCCGCGGCCTCGGCAAGAAGGCCGGCGTCTCGCTCAATCCGGGCACGCCGATCTCGGCGATCGAATATGTCATCGA
This genomic window contains:
- the rpe gene encoding ribulose-phosphate 3-epimerase translates to MSAQFASRPLVIAPSILASDFSRLGEEVRAVDAAGADWIHLDVMDGHFVPNISYGADVIKAMRPHTKKIFDAHLMISPADPYLEAFAKAGCDHITVHAEAGPHLHRSLQAIRGLGKKAGVSLNPGTPISAIEYVIDMIDLVLVMSVNPGFGGQAFIPSALGKIRDLRAMTAGRPIDIEVDGGVGPDVSGQLAAAGANAFVAGSAVFKGGTMESYKANISAIRNAAAAARGEAI